In Carassius carassius chromosome 19, fCarCar2.1, whole genome shotgun sequence, a single genomic region encodes these proteins:
- the LOC132095540 gene encoding death-associated protein-like 1 homolog, which yields MVQLSKTGARDMLKAGHPPAVKAGGKRVVKKSADDNANVEKEPKKVDKARSLPTPSRMQHLSLLLAGPLEKLSHDFPETPVSVRHSRVRPSVEKPHVPRLSICIQQPRKF from the exons ATGGTGCAACTTTctaaaactggagcgagagacaTGCTCAAAGCTGGTCATCCGCCCGCAG TGAAAGCTGGAGGGAAGAGAGTGGTGAAGAAGAGTGCTGATGATAATGCCAATGTGGAGAAGGAGCCCAAGAAGGTGGATAAAGCCAG GTCCCTGCCGACTCCTTCCAGAATGCAGCACCTGAGTCTGCTGCTGGCTGGTCCACTTGAGAAG CTGAGTCATGATTTCCCAGAGACTCCAGTTTCTGTGCGCCACAGCAGAGTCCGACCGAGCGTGGAGAAACCTCACGTCCCTCGCCTCTCCATCTGCATTCAACAGCCACGCAAATTTTGA